Proteins encoded by one window of Clostridium perfringens:
- the ruvA gene encoding Holliday junction branch migration protein RuvA, whose translation MYEYIRGQFQGISKDYVVIELNNIGYKIFTSGNTMSNMPKVGDEVLLYLEQIVREDFIGLYGFTTREELEMFKLLLSINGVGAKAALSLLSISTVNNLKYAIMMGDEKHITRAPGIGKKTAQRIILELKDKLKPDELTSEEGQLIEGINDNSDYSFNINETLSALMALGYTEKEAQKALEKVDKTLSIENMIKESLKLLMR comes from the coding sequence ATGTACGAATATATAAGAGGCCAATTTCAAGGGATAAGTAAGGATTATGTTGTAATAGAATTAAATAATATAGGATATAAAATTTTCACATCTGGAAATACAATGTCTAATATGCCAAAAGTGGGAGATGAAGTTCTTCTATATCTAGAGCAGATCGTTAGAGAAGATTTCATAGGTCTATATGGATTTACAACAAGAGAAGAATTAGAAATGTTTAAGCTTTTATTATCCATAAATGGAGTAGGAGCAAAAGCTGCTTTATCACTTTTATCCATTAGTACTGTTAATAATTTAAAGTACGCAATAATGATGGGAGATGAAAAGCATATAACAAGAGCACCTGGAATAGGAAAGAAAACGGCTCAAAGAATTATTCTAGAGCTTAAGGATAAGTTAAAACCAGATGAACTTACTTCTGAAGAGGGACAATTAATAGAAGGAATTAATGATAATTCTGATTATAGTTTCAATATAAATGAAACATTAAGTGCCTTAATGGCATTAGGATATACAGAGAAGGAAGCTCAAAAAGCTTTAGAAAAAGTTGATAAGACATTATCTATAGAAAATATGATAAAGGAGTCTTTAAAACTTTTAATGCGTTAG
- the ruvB gene encoding Holliday junction branch migration DNA helicase RuvB encodes MSERLVTSNEIGIDSTNEYSLRPEKINEYIGQDKVKERLNIFIKAAQRREEALDHVILYGPPGLGKTTLANIIANEMGGNLKITSGPAIERAGDLAAILTTLNTNDVLFIDEIHRLNRSVEEILYPAMEDYVLDIIIGKGAASKSIRLDLPKFTLIGATTRIGMLSSPLRDRFGVLCSMEYYTDEQLKEIIIRSAEILGCHITEEGAFEIAKRSRGTPRIANRLLKRVRDFAEVLYDNEITEEAAKKSLEILEVDGEGFDRIDNKILEAIIDNFNGGPVGIETLAYFVGEELDTIEDVYEPYLLQKGFIVRTPRGRMATDKAYKHLGRVRFNESKIDSKQCTLFEK; translated from the coding sequence ATGAGTGAAAGATTAGTTACCTCTAATGAGATTGGAATAGATTCAACTAATGAATACAGTTTGAGACCAGAGAAAATAAATGAATATATAGGTCAAGATAAAGTTAAAGAAAGACTAAACATATTCATAAAAGCTGCTCAAAGAAGAGAGGAAGCCTTAGATCATGTAATTTTATATGGGCCACCAGGTCTTGGAAAGACAACATTAGCTAATATAATAGCAAATGAAATGGGTGGAAATCTTAAAATAACATCAGGGCCTGCTATTGAAAGAGCAGGAGATTTAGCAGCAATATTAACAACCTTAAACACTAATGATGTTTTATTTATTGATGAGATACATAGATTAAATAGAAGTGTAGAGGAAATACTATATCCTGCCATGGAGGATTATGTTTTAGATATAATTATTGGTAAAGGGGCTGCTAGTAAATCCATAAGACTCGATTTACCTAAATTTACTCTAATAGGTGCCACAACTAGAATTGGTATGCTTAGTTCACCTTTAAGAGATAGATTTGGGGTTTTATGTTCTATGGAATATTATACTGATGAACAATTAAAGGAAATAATAATTAGAAGTGCTGAAATTTTAGGATGCCATATAACTGAAGAAGGGGCCTTTGAAATTGCTAAAAGGTCAAGGGGTACTCCTAGAATAGCAAATAGACTTTTAAAGAGAGTAAGAGATTTTGCAGAAGTTTTATATGATAATGAAATTACAGAAGAGGCTGCAAAAAAATCCTTAGAGATTTTAGAAGTTGATGGAGAAGGCTTTGATAGAATTGATAATAAAATTCTAGAAGCCATAATAGATAACTTCAATGGAGGGCCAGTAGGGATAGAAACCTTAGCTTACTTCGTTGGAGAGGAATTAGATACTATAGAAGATGTTTATGAGCCATATCTTCTACAAAAAGGGTTTATAGTTAGAACTCCAAGGGGAAGAATGGCAACAGATAAAGCATATAAACACTTAGGAAGAGTTAGATTTAATGAATCTAAGATAGATTCTAAACAGTGTACGTTATTTGAAAAATAA
- the queA gene encoding tRNA preQ1(34) S-adenosylmethionine ribosyltransferase-isomerase QueA, translated as MKVSDFYFELPEELIAQYPLEKRDSSRLMVLDKKTGEIEHRKFHDILEYLNEGDTLVLNNTRVLPARLIGEKEETGGKIEFLLLKRIEGDKWECLAKPGRKAKVGTVFTFGEGKLKAIVREIGEEGNRIIEFKYDGIFEQVLDELGQMPLPPYIHEKLEDKERYQTVYSKEKGSAAAPTAGLHFTEELLKEIKDKGVNIAYLTLHVGLGTFRPVKVDDVNNHVMHSEYYHLDKENAELINKTKEAGKRVIAVGTTSSRTLETIGDENGRVREQSGWTDIFIYPGYKFKIVDNLITNFHLPESTLIMLVSALAGQDNIMNAYNTAVKEKYRFFSFGDSMFIK; from the coding sequence ATGAAAGTAAGTGATTTTTATTTTGAGCTACCAGAGGAACTTATAGCTCAATATCCACTTGAAAAGAGAGATTCTTCAAGATTAATGGTTTTAGATAAAAAAACTGGAGAGATTGAACATAGAAAATTCCATGATATATTAGAGTATTTAAATGAAGGAGATACTTTAGTTTTAAATAATACTAGAGTATTACCTGCTAGACTTATAGGAGAAAAAGAAGAAACTGGTGGTAAAATAGAATTTCTTCTTTTAAAGAGAATAGAAGGAGATAAGTGGGAGTGTTTAGCTAAACCAGGAAGAAAAGCTAAAGTAGGTACAGTTTTCACTTTTGGAGAAGGTAAACTTAAAGCCATAGTTAGAGAAATTGGTGAAGAAGGAAACAGAATAATAGAGTTTAAGTATGATGGTATATTTGAACAAGTTTTAGATGAATTAGGACAAATGCCACTTCCACCTTATATACATGAAAAATTAGAAGACAAAGAAAGATATCAAACAGTTTATTCTAAAGAAAAGGGATCAGCAGCAGCACCAACAGCTGGATTACATTTTACTGAGGAATTATTAAAAGAAATTAAAGATAAAGGTGTTAATATAGCATATTTAACTTTACATGTAGGACTTGGTACATTTAGACCAGTAAAGGTTGATGATGTAAATAATCATGTTATGCATTCAGAATATTATCATTTAGATAAAGAAAATGCAGAGCTTATAAATAAAACTAAGGAAGCTGGAAAGAGAGTAATTGCTGTAGGAACAACATCTTCAAGAACTTTAGAAACTATTGGAGATGAAAATGGAAGAGTTAGAGAACAAAGTGGATGGACAGATATATTCATATATCCAGGATATAAGTTTAAAATAGTTGATAATTTAATTACAAACTTCCATTTACCTGAATCAACTTTAATAATGCTTGTTTCAGCTTTAGCTGGTCAAGATAACATAATGAATGCTTATAACACTGCAGTAAAAGAAAAATACAGATTCTTCTCATTTGGAGATTCAATGTTTATAAAATAA
- the tgt gene encoding tRNA guanosine(34) transglycosylase Tgt has translation MTKKRYTLLKKDGKARRGEFVTPHGTIQTPVFMNVGTLAAIKGAVSSMDLKEIGCQVELSNTYHLHLRPGDKIVKQMGGLHNFMNWDRPILTDSGGFQVFSLAGMRKIKEEGVYFNSHIDGRKIFMGPEESMQIQSNLGSTIAMAFDECIPNPSTREYVEKSVARTTRWLERCKKEMDRLNSLDDTVNKEQMLFGINQGGVYEDIRIEHAKTIREMDLDGYAIGGLAVGETHEEMYRVIDAVVPHLPEDKPIYLMGVGLPSNILEAVERGVDFFDCVLPARNGRHGHVFTKEGKINLMNAKFELDARPIDEGCQCPACKNYTRAYIRHLFKAKEMLAMRLCVLHNLYFYNKLMEDIRDAIDGGYFAEFKAKKLEEWNGRA, from the coding sequence ATGACTAAAAAAAGATATACTCTTTTAAAAAAAGACGGAAAAGCTAGAAGGGGTGAGTTTGTAACTCCTCACGGTACAATTCAAACTCCTGTTTTTATGAATGTAGGAACTTTAGCAGCTATAAAAGGTGCTGTTTCTTCAATGGATTTAAAAGAAATAGGATGTCAAGTAGAGCTTTCTAATACATACCATTTACATTTAAGACCAGGAGATAAGATTGTAAAGCAAATGGGAGGCTTACATAACTTTATGAATTGGGATAGACCAATCTTAACAGATTCAGGTGGATTCCAAGTTTTCTCATTAGCAGGAATGAGAAAGATAAAAGAAGAGGGAGTTTATTTTAACTCACACATAGATGGTAGAAAAATATTCATGGGACCAGAAGAAAGTATGCAAATACAAAGTAATTTAGGTTCAACAATAGCTATGGCTTTTGATGAATGTATTCCAAATCCATCAACTAGAGAATATGTAGAAAAGTCAGTTGCAAGAACAACAAGATGGCTTGAAAGATGTAAAAAAGAAATGGATAGATTAAATTCATTAGATGACACTGTTAATAAAGAGCAAATGCTTTTTGGTATTAACCAAGGTGGAGTTTATGAAGATATAAGAATAGAACATGCTAAAACTATAAGAGAAATGGATTTAGATGGATATGCTATTGGAGGATTAGCGGTTGGAGAAACTCATGAAGAAATGTATAGAGTTATAGATGCTGTAGTTCCTCACTTGCCAGAGGATAAACCAATATATTTAATGGGGGTTGGTCTTCCATCAAATATATTAGAAGCAGTAGAAAGAGGAGTAGACTTCTTTGATTGTGTTTTACCTGCTAGAAATGGAAGACATGGTCATGTTTTCACTAAAGAAGGTAAAATAAACTTAATGAATGCTAAGTTTGAATTAGATGCTAGACCAATAGATGAAGGATGTCAATGTCCTGCATGTAAAAATTACACAAGAGCATATATAAGACACTTATTTAAGGCTAAAGAAATGTTAGCTATGAGATTATGTGTTCTTCACAATCTATACTTCTATAATAAGCTTATGGAGGATATAAGAGATGCTATAGATGGCGGATACTTTGCAGAATTCAAAGCTAAAAAATTAGAAGAGTGGAATGGAAGAGCTTAA
- the yajC gene encoding preprotein translocase subunit YajC codes for MNFQQIATMVLPFILMFGVFYFLLILPEKKRKKKYDAMIDELKVNDKIITRGGIIGRIVKLKDDSVIIETTQDRTKIEFSKQGISSKID; via the coding sequence ATGAATTTTCAACAAATAGCAACAATGGTATTACCTTTTATTTTAATGTTTGGTGTATTTTATTTCTTACTTATCTTACCAGAAAAGAAAAGAAAGAAAAAATATGATGCTATGATAGATGAGCTAAAAGTAAATGATAAGATCATAACTAGAGGCGGAATCATAGGTAGAATAGTAAAATTAAAAGATGATAGCGTTATAATAGAGACTACTCAAGATAGAACAAAGATCGAGTTTTCAAAACAAGGCATAAGTTCAAAGATTGATTAG
- the scfA gene encoding six-cysteine ranthipeptide SCIFF, whose translation MKRIKTVNKSSLKKSLCKPADCRECANSCQSACKTSATVANLACEN comes from the coding sequence ATGAAGCGTATAAAAACAGTAAACAAGTCAAGCTTAAAAAAGAGCTTATGTAAACCAGCAGATTGCAGAGAGTGTGCTAACTCATGCCAATCAGCTTGTAAAACATCAGCTACAGTAGCAAACTTAGCTTGTGAAAATTAA
- the scfB gene encoding thioether cross-link-forming SCIFF peptide maturase, whose protein sequence is MALIHKFMQGGEYYVVDVNSGSVHIVDDLIYNMIDNDNKLSSKESLIEKLKDKYPVEEIKEAYEDLLQLVEEDALYSGDLYEEVAKESDKAPSYIKALCLNVVHDCNLRCKYCFADEGEYKGCRKPMSAEVGKKAIDFVLANSGGIKNIEVDLFGGEPLMVFDTIKEIIDYGKKRGQEVGKNVRFTMTTNATLLNDERIDYIDKNIGNIILSIDGRKEVNDAVRIRVDGSGSYDRILPNIKKMVEKRDPSKQYYARGTFTRNNTDFFQDVMALANEGFTEISIEPVVLPDEHELSLRREDLPNIFGEYDKLYNEMVRRLEEGDNIFKFYHFNIDLNGGPCVYKRIAGCGAGHEYIAVTPDGEIYPCHQFVGNTDFLLGNIYDGEIRKDLSTEFKQAHIYNKPKCKECWARFYCSGGCQANNFNFNGDIHVPYEVGCEMQKKRIECAIALKSKTMDAE, encoded by the coding sequence GTGGCATTAATTCATAAATTTATGCAAGGTGGAGAGTATTACGTAGTAGACGTAAACTCAGGAAGTGTTCATATTGTTGATGACCTTATTTACAATATGATAGATAATGATAACAAATTAAGTAGTAAGGAATCTTTAATTGAAAAGTTAAAAGATAAATATCCAGTTGAGGAAATTAAAGAGGCTTATGAAGATTTACTTCAATTAGTAGAAGAAGACGCTTTATACTCAGGAGATTTATATGAAGAGGTTGCTAAAGAAAGTGACAAGGCACCTTCATACATAAAAGCTCTATGCTTAAATGTTGTACATGACTGTAATTTAAGATGTAAATATTGTTTCGCTGACGAGGGAGAATACAAAGGATGTAGAAAACCAATGAGTGCTGAAGTTGGTAAAAAAGCTATTGATTTTGTATTAGCAAATTCAGGTGGAATAAAGAATATAGAAGTTGATTTATTTGGTGGGGAACCACTAATGGTATTTGATACTATAAAAGAAATAATAGATTATGGTAAGAAAAGAGGACAAGAAGTAGGCAAAAATGTAAGATTTACTATGACTACTAATGCAACTCTTTTAAATGATGAAAGAATCGATTATATAGATAAAAACATCGGAAATATAATTCTTTCAATAGATGGAAGAAAAGAAGTTAACGATGCTGTTAGAATAAGAGTTGATGGTTCAGGAAGTTATGATAGAATACTTCCAAACATAAAGAAAATGGTTGAAAAGAGAGATCCAAGTAAACAATATTATGCTAGAGGAACATTTACAAGAAATAATACTGACTTCTTCCAAGATGTAATGGCTCTTGCTAATGAAGGATTTACTGAGATTTCAATAGAGCCAGTTGTTCTTCCAGATGAACATGAATTATCTTTAAGAAGAGAAGATTTACCAAATATATTTGGAGAGTATGATAAATTATACAATGAAATGGTGAGAAGATTAGAAGAGGGAGATAACATATTCAAATTCTATCACTTTAACATTGATTTAAATGGTGGTCCTTGTGTTTATAAGAGAATAGCAGGATGTGGAGCAGGTCATGAGTATATTGCTGTAACTCCAGATGGGGAAATATATCCATGTCACCAATTCGTTGGAAATACTGATTTCTTACTAGGAAATATCTATGATGGAGAAATCAGAAAAGATCTTTCAACAGAATTTAAACAAGCTCACATATATAATAAACCAAAATGTAAAGAATGTTGGGCTAGATTCTACTGTAGTGGTGGATGTCAAGCTAATAACTTTAACTTTAATGGCGATATTCATGTTCCTTATGAAGTTGGATGTGAAATGCAAAAGAAAAGAATTGAGTGTGCTATTGCATTAAAGTCAAAGACTATGGACGCTGAATAA
- the secD gene encoding protein translocase subunit SecD: MKSKLGSFILFFISIAVISFLALAGFKGFTLGDYQFKTFNEVITKGLDLQGGVSVLMEIQSNDVTVDQLNTTKELLSLRVNKVGVSETVVTTEGNNRIRIDIPGQYDSGTIVDSLQKTGELTFVGPEDDVILTGKDVEKSSVYIDPQTGKPVIKLELNEEGKQKFAEATKKYKGQKIAIKMDNETLTDPVVNDIISNGEAIISGNRSMEEAEKVSGIINAGALPVPVKAVSVETVGAQLGANALPNALKAGAIGVAIIFLFMILYYRVPGFIACMSLSVYILLVLYIFALVGVTLTLPGIAAFLLTVGMAVDANVLIFERIKEELGNGRSITSAMKIGFSNALRSIMDSNITTLIAGLVLYFFGSGPVKGFALTLLIGIVISMFTAIIMTRFFMNLGFNMGILNKPSMFGRIKGGRHNA; this comes from the coding sequence ATGAAATCAAAATTAGGTAGCTTCATATTATTTTTTATCTCCATAGCAGTGATAAGTTTTTTAGCTCTAGCAGGGTTCAAAGGATTTACATTAGGGGACTATCAATTTAAAACGTTTAATGAGGTTATAACTAAAGGATTGGATTTACAAGGTGGAGTTTCTGTTCTTATGGAAATCCAAAGTAATGACGTAACAGTAGATCAATTAAACACAACAAAGGAACTTCTATCTTTAAGGGTTAATAAGGTTGGAGTTTCAGAAACTGTAGTAACAACAGAGGGAAATAATAGAATAAGAATTGATATTCCAGGACAATACGATTCAGGAACTATAGTGGATTCTCTTCAAAAAACAGGGGAGTTAACATTTGTAGGGCCTGAGGATGATGTTATTTTAACAGGTAAAGATGTTGAAAAGTCAAGTGTATATATAGACCCTCAAACAGGTAAGCCAGTTATAAAATTAGAGCTTAACGAAGAAGGTAAGCAAAAGTTTGCTGAGGCAACAAAAAAATATAAAGGCCAAAAAATAGCTATAAAAATGGATAATGAAACATTAACAGATCCAGTAGTAAATGACATAATTTCTAATGGTGAAGCTATTATTTCAGGAAATAGATCAATGGAAGAAGCTGAAAAGGTATCTGGAATAATAAATGCTGGTGCATTACCAGTTCCAGTTAAGGCAGTTTCAGTTGAGACTGTAGGTGCTCAATTAGGTGCAAATGCTCTTCCAAATGCTCTGAAAGCAGGAGCAATAGGTGTAGCTATAATATTCTTATTTATGATACTATACTATAGAGTTCCAGGATTCATTGCATGTATGTCACTAAGTGTTTATATATTATTAGTGCTTTATATATTTGCATTAGTAGGAGTAACTCTTACTTTACCAGGTATAGCAGCTTTCTTATTAACAGTAGGTATGGCAGTAGATGCTAACGTACTTATATTTGAAAGAATCAAAGAAGAACTTGGAAATGGTAGAAGTATAACATCAGCTATGAAAATAGGTTTTAGCAATGCTTTAAGATCAATAATGGATTCTAATATAACAACCCTTATTGCTGGTTTAGTATTATACTTCTTTGGATCAGGACCAGTTAAAGGATTTGCTTTAACATTATTAATAGGTATTGTAATAAGTATGTTTACCGCTATAATAATGACAAGATTCTTTATGAATTTAGGATTCAACATGGGAATATTAAATAAGCCTTCAATGTTTGGTCGTATAAAAGGAGGTAGACATAATGCTTAA
- the secF gene encoding protein translocase subunit SecF → MLKIVEKKKIWFTISILIIVIGFGFMFTKGMNFGIDFRGGTQVVINMGTDFNKTDVDKIVDEYSKDAVTNQVNGTEIQIKAKELNSSQVNDIFKALKEKYDLKDDALVSQNEIGASVGRDLTTNAIVALVIAVIGMLIYVVIRFEFSFGIAAIIALLHDVLITISVYAVFGITINTPFIAAILTIVGYSINDTIVIFDRIRENRKKLRGKSVEEIADMSITQTMSRSINTTLTTLITIVCVYIFVPTVRDFAFPLIVGIASGACSSIFIASPIWCILANRQKNKKARNK, encoded by the coding sequence ATGCTTAAAATTGTAGAGAAGAAGAAAATATGGTTTACTATATCAATTCTTATAATTGTTATAGGTTTTGGATTTATGTTTACTAAAGGTATGAACTTTGGAATCGACTTTAGAGGGGGTACTCAGGTTGTAATAAACATGGGTACAGATTTTAATAAAACCGATGTTGATAAAATTGTAGATGAATATTCAAAGGATGCCGTTACAAATCAAGTTAATGGTACTGAAATTCAAATAAAAGCAAAAGAGTTAAATAGTTCTCAAGTTAATGATATCTTTAAGGCTCTTAAAGAAAAATATGATTTAAAAGATGATGCCTTAGTATCACAAAATGAGATTGGGGCTTCAGTAGGAAGAGATTTAACAACAAATGCCATAGTAGCTCTTGTGATAGCCGTAATAGGTATGCTTATATACGTAGTTATAAGATTTGAATTCTCTTTTGGTATTGCAGCTATAATAGCTCTATTACATGATGTATTAATAACTATAAGTGTTTATGCTGTATTTGGAATAACAATAAATACTCCATTTATAGCGGCTATACTTACAATAGTAGGTTATTCTATAAATGATACAATAGTTATATTTGATAGAATAAGAGAAAATAGAAAAAAACTTAGAGGAAAATCTGTAGAAGAGATTGCAGACATGAGTATAACTCAAACAATGTCAAGATCTATAAATACAACACTTACAACTTTAATCACTATAGTTTGTGTTTATATATTTGTTCCTACAGTTAGAGATTTTGCTTTCCCATTAATAGTTGGTATAGCATCAGGAGCTTGTTCTTCAATATTTATAGCAAGTCCAATTTGGTGTATTTTAGCTAACAGACAAAAAAATAAAAAGGCAAGAAATAAGTAA